DNA sequence from the Pseudomonas tritici genome:
GTTGGCGCAGGGCGGAGCCGTCGATCATCAACAGGGTCAAGGACAGCAGCGCGAGTACGACCGAGCCGATGGCCAGTACGCGCCATTGCGGGATCGCGACCACCGGCCCTTCAAAGTTGAATTTCTGCTGGCGTGCGCCGTTGAACACACCCCAGTAAGCGCCGGCCGAGCCTTCGTCGCTGACTTTCCACGGCTGATCGAACGCCTCGATCACGAAGTAGTTGTAGCCCTGACGGTTCAGCTTGTTCACCAGCGTACGCAGGTAAATCGCCTGGTCGGCCGGCGACGTTTCATTGCCGCCGCGCATGCGCCCGTTGCTCGGCCAGCCAACCTCCGACAGCAGCAGCGGCTTTTTCGGGAACAGTTTCTTCAGATCCTTGGCGCGGTCGAGTACGTACTGGCCGGCCTTGTCCATCGGAATGTACTCCCAGAACGGCAGGATGTGCGCGGCGATCAGGTCGACGTGCTTGGCCAGTTGTGGGTTCTTCTCCCAGATGTCCCATTGCTCGGATGTCGTCACCGGCACTTTCACAGCGGCGCGCACCCGATCCAGCAGCACGATCAGCGCTTCTGGCGTGATGTCCTTACGGAACACCGCCTCGTTACCGACCACCACCCGCACCACGCTGCGCGAGGTGTTGGCGATTTCGATGGCGCGCTGGATTTCCCGCTCGTTACGTTCAAGGTCCGGGCTGATCCAGATCCCCAACGTCACGCGCAGGCCGAATTCTTCCGCCAACTTGGGGATGTCGCCCAGGGTGCCGTCGACCGAGTAGGTACGGATGTTGTCCGTCAGCTTGCTCATGATCTCAAGGTCGCGACGCATCTGATCGTCGGTCGGGAACTGGTTTTTCTGTGGGTACTGGCCTTGCTGGAACGGCGAGTAGGAAAAACCGGAGATCTGCTCAGGCCAGTTGGGAGCAGTGACCGGGCGGTTGATCAGCGCCCAGAAACCGGTGAACAGCGCGGCAATTGCCAGCACGATCACCAGGTTGAGTCCAAATTTACGCGATGCCATGGTTATGTCAGGTTCCAAAAGGTGTGGAACGAAAAGAGGTGTCGGCCTGCGCCGAACGGCGCGCATCCTACACCGGCCCTTCCCTGACCGTACAGCAAGCAGAGAAAAACCGGACATTAGTCAGCGAAAGGCCATCTAAGTTCTTTACTTGTAGCTTGTCGCTTCGAACTTGTCGCTGCGTAGTCCATAATGCGCGCCGGTTTTTGGGGTAATGGTCATGAGCACAGAAGATCCACGGTTTGCAGGCGTCGCCCGCTTGTATGGCATTGAAGGCCTGGAACGCTTGAAAGCGGCCCATGTGGCAATCGTCGGCGTCGGCGGCGTGGGCTCGTGGGCGGCGGAAGCCATGGCCCGTTGCGGGGTGGGCGAGATTTCGCTGTTTGATCTGGACGATGTCTGCGTCAGCAACAGCAACCGCCAGTTGCACGCGCTGGACAGCACCGTGGGCAAGCCCAAGGTCGAGGTGATGGCCGAGCGCCTGAAGGGCATCAACCCGGATTGCACCGTGCATGCGGTGGCGGACTTTGTGACCCGCGACACTATGGCCGAGTACATCACGCCGGATATCGACTGCGTGATCGACTGCATTGACGCCGTTAACGCCAAGGCGGCATTGATTGCCTGGTGCAAGCGCCGCAAGATCCAGATCATCACCACTGGCGGCGCCGGCGGGCAGATCGACCCGACGCTGATCCAGGTCTGCGACCTGAACCGCACCTTCAATGACCCGCTGGCGTCGAAAGTGCGCTCCACGTTGCGTCGCGACTATGGTTTCTCACGCACCGTGACCCGCCATTACAGCGTGCCGTGCGTGTTTTCCACCGAGCAACTGCGCTATCCCAAGCCGGATGGCAGTATTTGTTTGCAGAAGAGTTTTGTCGGGGATGGCGTGAAGCTGGATTGCGCCGGTGGGTTTGGCGCGGTGATGATGGTCACGGCCACGTTCGGCATGGTGGCGGCGACCAAGGCAGTGGACAAGATTGTGGCTGGGGTGCGGCGGCCGTCGGAGCGGGTCAAGCCTGCTTAAACCTTAATGCCGTGCACCGCTCCCACACAAGCCCGCTCCCACAGCTAGTTTTGTGTACGGCTCAACGCTCGCATGCGCTGCAATACCGCATTGAGGCCATTGCTGCGCGACGGTGACAGTTGACGGGAAAGGCCCAACTGGTTGAACCAGTCAGGCAGATCCACCGCCTGCAACTCGGCCGCCGACAACCCATTGACCCGCGCCAGCAGCAACGCCACCAGCCCGCGAATCATCCGCGCATCGCTGCTCGCCGCAAACTGCCAATGCCCATCCTGCAAACGCCCCACCAACCACACCAGGCTTTCGCAGCCCTGCACCAGGTTGGCGTCGACCTTGTCTTCATCCGCCAGGGCCGGCATACGCTCGCCCCACTGCATCAACATCCGCGCGCGTTGCTCCCAGCTACCGACGGCTTGAAAGGCTTCAAGCGCGCTGACCGCATCCACCGGCACACTCATCGCAACATATCCAGGGCCTGGTCCAGCGCTTCAAAAAAGCGTTCCAGGTCATCGGAATCGTTATACAGCGCCAGGGACACGCGGATCGCCCCCGACAGATGCATGGCCTTGAGCAACGGCATCGCGCAGTGATGACCCGCGCGCACGGCAATGCCTTGTTCGGTCAGCAGGTGCGCAAGGTCGGCGTTATGCACGCCGTCGACCACAAAACTGACCAACGCCACCTGCGGCGAACCCAGCACGCGCACGCCATTGCGTGCCTTGAGCCCACGCAACAGGTAGTCATGCAGGGCTGCTTCATGGGCGATGACCGCTTGTTGATCCAGCGAACTCAAGTAATCCAGGCTGGCGCCCAGGCCAATCACGCTGGCAATCGGCGGTGTGCCGGCCTCGAAACCCAGCGGCGCGGGACGGAAACTGGCGCTGTGGTAGTC
Encoded proteins:
- the tcdA gene encoding tRNA cyclic N6-threonylcarbamoyladenosine(37) synthase TcdA, with protein sequence MSTEDPRFAGVARLYGIEGLERLKAAHVAIVGVGGVGSWAAEAMARCGVGEISLFDLDDVCVSNSNRQLHALDSTVGKPKVEVMAERLKGINPDCTVHAVADFVTRDTMAEYITPDIDCVIDCIDAVNAKAALIAWCKRRKIQIITTGGAGGQIDPTLIQVCDLNRTFNDPLASKVRSTLRRDYGFSRTVTRHYSVPCVFSTEQLRYPKPDGSICLQKSFVGDGVKLDCAGGFGAVMMVTATFGMVAATKAVDKIVAGVRRPSERVKPA
- a CDS encoding SufE family protein, translating into MSVPVDAVSALEAFQAVGSWEQRARMLMQWGERMPALADEDKVDANLVQGCESLVWLVGRLQDGHWQFAASSDARMIRGLVALLLARVNGLSAAELQAVDLPDWFNQLGLSRQLSPSRSNGLNAVLQRMRALSRTQN